ACCTTTTAGGATATCACCGCCGCTTGGGGAGACGGGGCACGAAATGTGGAATTTAGGGTTTCCATGGTCAACGGATGGGAATGGGGAATTTCTAtcgagagggggggggggggttcacACCTTATAAGGAGGGGATGATGGGGTTCGGTTGTGAGGGAGAGAGACGCGGGGGGTTATTGCAAAATAGGATGTCGTCAAAGCTTGACAACAAGTGGCCCCTTAGTCTAATACTTGCCATGTCGAACGCATATGCATGTTGATGCCAAATATAGGATTGTATGTGCATTTTAAGGGACCAAGGACTTAATTAGATGAATAACACTAGTTTAGAATGGTTTCGCTAGTTCTAAAGCGACGGAGAAaaaactatttctaagtcgacgCTAACAACCATCCGATCCAATCATTGAGATTTGTGCAAGATTTATATAAGTATAAAATAATGAGAAAACTTTAATTGGATGGATATGACAGACGACTTaaaaatagacactcccaATTTAGCTACCTATTATTATTGATTATAGTATATAAAAATCACCCATACGGCCGCTACTCGCTTCGTTTTCATGCACACCAATCGGTGTGTGTGCACACACATGGCTCCTTCGTTCAGATCAAGAACATGATTTGCATGATGGATGGACTAAATAATTGCTCCTCACCACTATAGATCACCTTCGTCTCTGCTTGAGGGAGATATCTTAGTTAAACATGTCAAGCATCCATCATCGTTCCGCCGATGATCGCGACGGCGAAACCAATCATATTGGACGATCGAGCAAAGCAAGGACGACGTACCACCCAGCACACATAATGTATTCCTCCCTTGTCGTTTCAAGGATTCTTCAGCTAGCTTGCCACGTACCTTGATGGTGAAATTAGCAATCGATGACGATGCAAACCCCAAATTATTGGTGCCTGCTGCATTATGTGCGGTCCGACTCAACATGCATGACTAACATCCCTCTCAAAGACAGTTGAGCAAGTGTGTGTCGACTTTTTTTTCAGTGCTGTGTACGCGTTGTGTAAATCTAGCTTGCGGGCTGCTGGATTTCGGTTTTGCGTCCGGGCTACTTAATAGTTCCTCCGTCTTTAAGAAAGTGTCgtcttttttctgaaaataaaCGAACCTACACAATAAAATGTGTCTGAACAAAActgcgacacttattttgaaaaatgtgTCTGAACAAAACTGCGACACTTATTTTAAAgcggagagagtattttttGAACTCAAAATGTGCGTCGTTACGATACTTCCAGGTCCACGGAGTCCTTTTTGGCTGTAATTAACTTCCATGCAAGATGCAAGTTGCAGTCGTGCATGtttgactgactgactgactgacccCGTGCAGCTAGCTTAGCGTTTACCTTTTCTTCCTTGTCCAACGTGAGACACGACAGACGACGACTTTGCACACGACCGACCGGGATTAATTCGGCAACCGGCATCGAGCTGACTGACCTTAGCCATTTAAGGAGACGTTCAAAGCTACAGTAGCTAATTAACGAGAATTTGCGCACTGAACCTTTTTGCTGAATTTTGCGACAAGGATCATCACTCGTACGTGCGATTGTTGAAAAATCTAGCGATCGAGCGTCCAGATCAGAGCGAGACTTGATCAGTTCCTAGCTTAAAGTTTCTAGCTTACGTACGTAGAGGGTAGGGATAATCGTGTGGCTCCTGCTCCTAGTTGGACCCCGTCCACTGCTTTTTCTAAAGTAGCAGCAAAAGTAACTTTCTCTTGCCATGGCCGGCCCGCCCCAACTGGCCACGCATAAAACAAGGTGCTGCCTGTTGCGCCACGGTTTTGGACCGCGACGTACGTCTTTGTTTCTACCTGAAACTAAAATTAAAACCAAGGAATGCTTGCTCCCCTGTTTGATCTGTGGTTCATATACTAACGTACGAGACCAACTAATATCCCATGGTTCTGGTtaatttcaaaagaaaaacaatgggCGTATtagcatttcttttcttgtcgGGAATCCGTACCAAAATTCCTCCCATGATTGCATTCTCTCGTTAAACAAAACAAGCAAACACGGTGGACCTCCTGGGAATTATCTCCCTTCTACTATTAGCATCTCACTCTGAtcattttattgtttttataAGCCCCCTCAAATAAGATAAGCATAGCAATAGGAGattaggaggaggagggcctTAAAAAAATGGAAGCCGACAACGTAATGCACCTATTGATTTTGACTCGGCCCACAGCAAAGCAAACCAACCAACCACTCGTCGGCGGcaggaaggaagaggaagtTTCCGACCTAACTCCACcgtcggccgccgcgcccacAGAGATATTTCAAGGAAGAACCCCAAATGACACGCCAGCCAAATAAACAACAGTCATCCGTCCCCGTCCTCGGCTTCCCCACGCGCAAAAGTCCAAGCCGGCCAGTCGCCATCCATTCTGCCCACCCACCGCAGACGCGCCTATAAACGCCCGCTCCCGGAGCACCCAGAGCCCACCACCGTATACCCGAAGTCCCCTTCTTCGGTTCTTCCTTTCCCACCCACAAAAGGCAGAGACGATCGTCGTCGTTGGGAGGATGAGcagcgcggccatggcgcaggCGGGGCTGAACCCGGACGCGCCGATGTTCATCCCGGCGGCCTTCAGGCGGGTGGAGGACTACTCGCCGCAGTGGTGGGAACTCGTCAACTCCACCGCATGGTTCCGCAACCACGCCTTGCAGAACCCCCAGGAACACCGGGTGGAAGCCAAGGTAGAAGAAGACGAGCACGACGAcatcgccgcgctcctccccGACGACCTGCTCCACGACGCCGCCGACCTCTTCCTCTACTCCCCGCCGCCACtaccgccgcagccgcagcaccAGCCCGATCTGCTCCACCGCTACGGACCAGCCGCCGGTACGCTGCTCTAAATTAGAGGAATACACTTCTCTGCTGATCTAGCccatctcttcctcctcctcgatcgAATTACGAATCAAGGTCTGACAACCGGAGTTGCGCTGTGAATTTTAATTCCAGGGTTCGGCGGCCACGGCATGGACGCGGTGGCGCTCCGGGCGCAGCTGAGCGTGGTCAACTCGCCCAGGGACACGCAGCCCAGCTGGCACGCCCAGAAgccggcgcagcagcagctcgtcggcggcggcaaccgccaGTGGCGCTAACTACAGCCAAAAGAGCCCCTCGCCTTTGCcttcgctgctgctgctctgtaCTTTCTCTAGTGTAACCTTAAGTTCAGTTCAGTCTAGACTGTCtctcttcctctgcttctgTTGTTTATACAGCTAAAAAAATgaagggaagaagaaaatacTGCAGCCTGCAGGAACTTGCATAGTTCTTCCCCCTTGTACTAGCTACCTCCCCTGTTCAGGAATGttttagaaaaaaaggaaatggcAAAATAGAATCATGTGTGCTGAATTCTCCCTTTGTTGGTGTGACTTGGGCATGGGAGTTGAGATGGCAATGGAGTGAGTCTGTTGCCAGGCCAATTCCACAAGTAGTGCCTccgcttttcttcttcctttgcttctGATTTCCCTTTTCGCAAACTGCTTCACCATTAAAATGAATGATGGTGCTGAATTTGTGTCTTTTTACAACCAAGAGCTTGAAATGGAAGTAATTGATCAAGGAAGGTTGTGTAGTGATTTCGAGTTCGTGCCTAGTTCTTGAAAAGGGATGATGAATCTTGCAAGTCTGCTATAGACATCGCTGCAAAAGGGAAGAGATGCCACTGCAAAAGGGAAATGAAGGCTCTATTGGATTGATCATGACTGACACAGCATTTCGAGGAAATGGTATTTGGAGACATCACCATCAGTTGACCAAAGCTCTATGCATCTTCTATAATAAGGCGTAGCAGGCAGATGATGGCAGCCAGAGACTGCTTCAGATGAACAGGCTAATTTCTTCCTGCGGGAGGCGTTTACAGTCTGCACAGATCCCCAATAAACACTTTCTGCATTCTTCAGGTTACCTTTCAGTTTCAGGCCTCTCCCTTGAAACGAAGAACATACCAGATTTCGAAGTACAGCCATGCTAGCTTAAATCATGCAGGCAACACCATCTTCCATTAACTAAGCAGTTTAAGATGCAACCAGAGCTGAAGAGAATTTTAGTCCATgcttttcgcaaaaaaaaagaaaagaattttAGTCCATGCAGCAGTCGATCTTTCAATTGTCAAATTCAACAGTGAAGCCACGATCGGTACTATGTCCAGGCTATTGAAAATGAAATGGGTACCAGGTTTGAGTTTGAATGGGTTAGTGGTCTGTATCTGCGGACGAGAAAAACGAATTCAGCAAGTCCTTGCTCAAGGAATTGTACCCAAGTGTCGCTGTTCAAAGTATTCTATGCACGCATAGATAATACCGATAAAATATGGAAATTTCGCTGCTTGACAATACCAAGCAGCATATATAGACTAGGAAAATATGACCGCCAGTTATTagctactccttccgatccgtattacttgtcgaaatattacatgtatctagatgctttttaagcatagatacatccaatttgggcaaatttgagacaattaatatggatcggaggggtAGTATCTTCGGTGGATGGTAACAGAAACAGCAACAGCATTTTATGAGTAGGGTGCATGAAGTCATAATTTGCATATAGAACAGATGGCCGTCACAGACCTCACGACAGTGATACAATACCTCCAAGGCATTGACACTAGCTAACCTGTGCCCTTCAAAGCACGACATCTCTCTCAAATACATGTCACACGGTCACACTCGTCCAACCCATAGCTATTAGCTTCGCTTGTGTGACACAACTGACTTTGGTCACTTTCACTTAGGTTGCCTAAAACGCGAAAAAAGATTACATGGCACATCACCATAACACAACACACAAAAAGGCAAATAGCATCTCATGGTTTACTATGCTGATCATACCAGGATGAGCAGTTGCATTTTACAGGACCTCAAAAATGGGCTGGACGGGAAAAAGTCTCCCTCACTATATGTGATCAAGCATATGAAAATAGAGTCAGGCAACCAGGGTACTTCAACACACCATTCTGATTCTCCGGGTTACACAGGCAGCTACATTAACAGTACGATAGTTAGACAGTATGACTCACTGTTCGAGCAATAAGAGGACGGGGCTGATCAACTGCGTGGTAATATATCCCAGACTTATATTTGCTTGTAGAACAGGACATATGCTTGGTCATGCAAGACCTGGTTCACATTGACAGGTGAGACATTGTTGTCATCGAATCGAAGCCACTGCCCATCAGCATGCTTCGCATCAGCAGTGTAGTGCCCCCTGGACGGTCCGGTCCCATGGTGAGTGATGGTTGCAACGAGCTCATATCTTCTACCCTGCATGACATGAAAGCAAGATGTTAGATCAACTGAATGAAGCATATCCGAGAAAAAAACAGTTCAAATTGCTATTGTCAATGTTAGATCAACTGAATGAAGCATTCTTTGCATCAGCAGTGTAGAACAGGACATATTCTCCCTCTATGTTAAGTGCACATAAATTTGCGTCTGATGCATCAGAACATACTGATGCAGTAAGAAAAGGGTTTTATAAACATAAACACGAGCTTAAAGATACTACTAAACCTGTGTGTAACGGAATCAGGTTAAACAAGCCTAGGTTGTTTCTATGGAAGGAAGTACAAAGATAAAGCATTCCCTAAATCactgatcaaatagtagatacAACAACTATATTGGGATAGATTTATAAAAGCATATTCAGAAAATTAGCACCTCTGATGATGGCGAGCTTAGCAGATCACGATTGAGAACAAGCTCAAGAGGGAAGTGGAGTGGCTTGTAGAGTTTATTGCACCCAAAATTTCCATAACTGAACCTCTTCAGGTGTAGTATCATTATCTTTGAAAGTGTGTGGATCTTGACTAATTTTCTAGCTGTCACCACTCCAGCCTGCAAGGTCAAGTTTGGACGTTTGGTCAATGACAACTGTAACTTATTACGAAAAGATAAAAGTAACACTATAAATTTTATAAAAGAGAATCATGAAACTGTAACAAAGAGATGGATAACAGAACACAGAAAGAAGTACAATTCAACCACCTAAATCAACTTgtagcaacaacaacaaaagaagtgGCAA
This is a stretch of genomic DNA from Brachypodium distachyon strain Bd21 chromosome 1, Brachypodium_distachyon_v3.0, whole genome shotgun sequence. It encodes these proteins:
- the LOC100824266 gene encoding protein EARLY RESPONSIVE TO DEHYDRATION 15; this encodes MSSAAMAQAGLNPDAPMFIPAAFRRVEDYSPQWWELVNSTAWFRNHALQNPQEHRVEAKVEEDEHDDIAALLPDDLLHDAADLFLYSPPPLPPQPQHQPDLLHRYGPAAGFGGHGMDAVALRAQLSVVNSPRDTQPSWHAQKPAQQQLVGGGNRQWR